The sequence CGAGGATACCCCGGCATTAAACTTATTCGATCATACGTGGCGCATTTATTCTGTCAATCCGAATGAGCCACCGCAATATATTGCTCCATATGCGCAAGTAAAAGAATCTTTAGTGAATGAAGGATGCATTGTTGAAGGGCATGTAGAGCATTCTGTGTTGTTCCAAGGGGTGCACATCGCACAGGGTGCAACAGTAAAAGATTGCGTTGTTATGCCCAATGCGGTTATTGGGAAAAATGTATACATTGAAAAAGCGATTGTTCCACCGAACATAGAAATTCCAGACGGAACTTCCATTTATGCTAGTTCATCTGAAATGGAAGTCATTCTTGTAACAGAGGGGCTTTTGGGACATTTTTCAGAGAGAGAGGATGAAAAGCTGTGGGAAAATTAATGCTTGGGGTCATTGATGCTACAACATATAAGAAGGAAATGAATGATTTAACGCTCCAGCGTTCGATTGCGGCTGTCCCGTTTGCTGGGCGTTACCGATTAATCGATTTTGTTTTATCAAATATGGTTAATTCAGGGATTGAAAGTGTCGCTATTTTCCCAAAATATCAATATCGTTCGTTAATGGATCACTTAGGTTCGGGTAAAAATTGGGATTTGAATCGAAAACGCGATGGCTTATTCCTTTTTCCTTCAACAGATCTCCCGATTTCTCATATTGGATCATTTCAACATTTCCAGCAACATATCGATTATTTTTTGCGAAGTACACAAAAGTACGCTCTCATTTGCAATAGTTATACAGTATGTAACATCGATTATGAAGAAGTGCTGCGACGCCACATCATGAACGAGTGCGATATTACTCGTATATGTCATCATGGTCAATCCCTCGACATGTTTATTTTAGAAACATCGTTGTTACTCGATTTGATCGCTAACCAACAAAGAAATCATTATCAAAGTATTGTTGATGTTGTCAATGATCAAACAAATGGATTAACAGTATGTGATTATGAATATGATGGGTATGTTGCGGTCATTGATAGTATCGAACGTTATTTTCATCATAGTTTAGAACTTCTTCAACCAGATGTGTGGAAACAATTGTTCTTAAAAGGAAGACCGATTTATACAAAAGTAAAAGATGAGCCACCGACAAAATATACATCGCATGCTTGCGTGCGTAATGCAATGATCGCAAACGGATGCGTCATCGAAGGGGAAATTGAAAATAGCATTATTTCGAGATCAGTAAAAATAGGAAAAGAAGCTGTTGTGAAACATAGCGTTATTATGCAAAAAAGTCAAATTGGGGAGAACTGTCATCTTGAATATGTCATTGTTGATAAAGATGCCCGAATTGGCGATGGGGTGAAATTAATTGGGACACCGAAGGAGCCAATCGTCATTCGAAAAGGAACAATACAAGGAGCGCTGATGAAATCGTGAAAGTATTATTTGTCGTATCAGAATGTGTACCATTCGTAAAAACAGGCGGGTTAGCAGATGTGGCTGGTGCATTACCAAAAGAGTTGAAAAAGCTTGGGACAGATGTACGTGTCATGTTACCAAAGTATGGGTTAATTCCAGAACATATGCGAAAAAAAATGCATAAAATTGCTGAGCTTGTCGTTCGTGTTGGTTGGAGAAGACAATATTGTGGAATTGAACAATTAGAATATGAAGGAATTACATATTATTTCGTCGACAATGAGTATTACTTTAAGCGAGATTCATTATATGGACATTACGATGACGGCGAGCGTTTTTCATATTTTTGTCGCGCTGTACTCGATTCTCTTCCGGTCATTGATTTTCAACCGAATGTAATCCACTGCCATGATTGGCATACAGGTATGATTCCATTTTTATTGCGTGAAGAATATACGAACAATTCATTTTACGCACGAATGAAAACGGTATTTACGATTCATAATTTACAATTTCAAGGTATTTTCCCACGCGAAATTTTAGGGGACTTGCTGAATTTAAACGACCGTTATTTCTCTATTGAACATTTGGAGTTTTATGGAAACGTCAGTTTTATGAAAGGGGCGCTTGTCTCAGCGCATATGATTACAACGGTCAGTCCAACGTATAAAGAGGAAATTCAAACGCCATATTATGGTGAACGGCTTGACGGGCTGTTGCGAGCGAGAAGTTCGCATTTAGTTGGCATTTTAAATGGGATTGATGATGAAATATATAATCCAAAAAAAGATCCGTATATTGCAGTGCCGTATGATGTAACGACAATTGCGCGAAAAAGCATTAATAAACGAGCTCTCCAACAACATTTTTCATTGCCGTCAGAAGAAGATATCCCAATTATCGCTATTGTTTCGCGGCTCACAAAACAAAAAGGCCTAGATTTAGTGACATGTGTATTTCATGAGATCATTGCTCAAAATGTCCAAATGATCATTCTCGGAACAGGGGAATGGGAGTTCGAACATTTCTTTCATGAGATGGCGATGACATATCCAGATCGGGTTCGCGTATATATTGGATTCTCCGAACAGCTTGCTCATCAAATTTATGCTGGTGCGGACATGTTTTTAATGCCGTCACAGTTCGAACCATGTGGGCTTGGACAAATGATTGCGATGCGTTACGGAGCTGTGCCGATCGTTCGCGAAACAGGTGGATTAAATGATACGGTACAATCTTTTAACGAATTTACGAAAGAAGGAACAGGTTTTACGTTTAAAAACTTTAATGCGCATGATATGTTATATACGATTCAGCGCGCACGGTCATTTTATGAACAAAAAGAAATATGGGAGACAATTATGAAACAAGCAATGAACAAGGATTACAGCTGGGCACAATCGGCATTTAAATACAATCAACTATACGACGAATTAATGGCTGGGAGTGGCATCTATGTTCACGGATAAGGAAGAGTTTAAGCAAACGTTTTTGAAGCGATTAGAAATGATGTATGGAAAACGGTTTTGGGAATCCACTGTCCTGGATCAATACAATACGCTAGGGCATATGATTCGTGAGTACATTAGCAAACATTGGATTCAAACGAACGAACGATACCGTGCTGAGCATAAAAAGCAAGTATATTATTTGTCGATTGAATTTTTGCTAGGTCGCTTGTTGGGCAGCAATTTAATGAATCTTGGTATACGAGATGTCGTGGAGCAAGGATTAAAAGAGCTTGGCATTGAATTGGCTCATATCGAAGAAGTGGAAATAGATGCAGGTCTCGGAAATGGAGGGCTTGGTCGATTAGCTGCTTGTTTTTTAGATTCTCTTGCTTCTCTTGATTTGCCTGGACATGGTCAAGGAATTCGTTATAAGCACGGTTTGTTTGATCAAAAAATAGTGAATGGTTATCAAGTCGAACTCCCTGAACAATGGTTGCGTCACGGGAACGTTTGGGAAGTAAAAAAAGAAGATTTAGCGGTAGAAGTTAATTTTTGGGGAAAAGTAGAATGCTACGAACAAGATGGGCGATTAACGTTTCGACATTATGATGTAGAAAAAGTGATGGCGGTTCCTTATGATATGCCTGTCATCGGGTATGATACGACGACTGTAAATACGTTGCGATTGTGGAGTGCCGAGCCCGCGAAGTTTCCGCTTCATAAACATGTCATGCAATATAAACGAGAAACGGAAGCTATTTCTGAATTTTTGTACCCTGATGATACAAATGATGAAGGAAAAATTTTAAGGTTAAAACAGCAATATTTTCTTGTTGCTGCAAGCATCGGGAGCATTGTGCGCGACTATCGGCAACGATACGGTCATTTACAACATTTCCATCGACACGTAGCGATTCATGTGAATGACACCCACCCTGTGCTAGCCATTCCAGAATTGATGCGAATTTTGTTAGATGAGGAAGGAATGGGATGGGATGAAGCGTGGCACATTACGACAAATACGATCTCTTATACAAATCACACAACATTGTCTGAAGCGTTGGAAAAATGGCCTATTTACATTTTCCAACCGCTTTTGCCAAGAATTTATATGATTGTACAAGAAATTAACGAACGGTTTTGTCGCGACTTATGGAATCGATATCCTGGTGATTGGAAACGGATTGAGGAAATGGCCATTATTGCTCATGGGCTTGTGAAAATGGCCCATTTAGCGATTGTAGGAAGCTATAGTGTGAATGGTGTAGCCAAAATTCATTCTGAAATTTTAAAGCATCGTGAAATGAAGTTATTTTACGAATATTTTCCAGAAAAATTTAATAATAAAACGAATGGCATTACACATCGTCGTTGGTTGCTTAAAGCAAACCCGGAGCTTTCTTCTCTTATTACCGAAGCGATCGGAACGGAATGGATAAAGCAGCCTGAGCAGCTTATTCAGTTGAAAAAGTATGCAACTGATCATGCATTTCAAGAACAATTAGAAAAAGTCAAACATCATCATAAACAACAGTTGGCAACATATATTTACGAAAAAACAGGAGTCGCTGTTGATGAATCATCCATTTTTGACGTACAAGTCAAACGACTGCATGCGTATAAAAGGCAGTTATTAAATGTGTTGCACATTATGCATTTATATAACCGATTAAAAGAAGATGAACATTTTGATATGTATCCGCGCACGTTTATTTTTGGAGCAAAAGCCTCCCCAGGATATCATTATGCGAAACGGATCATTAAGTTAATTAATTCCGTTGCACAAAAGGTAAATAGCGATGAGCAAATTAACGGACGATTAAAAGTGATTTTCTTAGAAAATTACCGTGTCTCATTGGCAGAAAAAATTTTTCCAGCCGCTGATGTAAGTGAGCAAATTTCGACAGCTAGTAAAGAAGCATCAGGCACAGGAAATATGAAATTTATGATGAACGGAGCGATTACAATTGGAACGCTCGATGGAGCAAATATTGAAATTTTAGAACGTGTCGGTCATGACAATATGTTTATTTTTGGATTGACTGCAGAAGAAGTGTTGCACTATTATGCCAACGGTGGATATCATTCATATGAGTATTATCATCATGATCAACGTATTCATCAAGTCGTCAATCAGCTTGTAAATGGCTTTTTTCCAGATGCGTATGATCATTTTGAACCGATTTACGATTCGTTGCTTGCTCATAATGATCAATATTTTGTTTTACGCGACTTCGCGTCGTATGCCGATGCGCAACAGCAAGTTGGGGCAACGTATAAAAATCGTCAAAAATGGCTAGAAATGAGCATCGTGAACATCGCTTGTTCAGGGTATTTCTCAAGCGATCGAACGATTGAAGAATACGCTCAAGACATTTGGAATATTCACTAATGGAAAAGTCCTGTAAGCATATGCTCACAGGACTTTTTTAGGAAGTATAAGGATCTTTTTCGTATGCAGGAAGGTCGCCAAGAGGAGACATAAGTTGTTCGTCGTCAAGCATTTGTTCATATTGTTCATGGACGATATTTGGATAAACCGTGATGCCGGTCCCATAAAGGTCTGTTGCAGCAAATGTTTCAAACGGTTCGACGTAACCGATTTGTTCTTCTGCATCGATATACATTCGATCGTAATGCACAGTATCCTCTTGTAGATCCGAAGGTGTTTCTGATGTACCGAAACGTGCAACTTTTTGCCAGCTATCTTCGGCATCAAAAGTTTCTGCATCGTCATGAACGACAAATTCGCCAAATGGAGGAGACAAAACACTTTCTTCTATTGGACGATGTTGTGAAACGACTTGATCGGTGCTATGTTCCTTACAAAACGTTGTTGTTGGGATGGCCTCAAGACGTTCCCATGGGATCGATTTTCCGCATACTTGGCAAACCCCGTACGTTCCATTTTCCATCGCTTGAAGTGCAAGCTCGATATCGTGAAGCTCACGTTCGGTATGCTCGTTTAATGCGATATCTTTTTCACGTTCATATAGTTCTGTTCCGCTATCAGCAGGATGATTATCGTAGTTTGAAAGCTCCCCAACTGAGTCATGAGCAGATGTTCGGGTAAGACCAAAATGATCGTTTTGTTTCAATCGTTGCTCAATTTGTTGTTTTTCTTGTAATAAACGTTCGCGTAAAGCAGATAAATATTGCAATATGACCCCTCCTTTATGATCGACTATGCATAGTATTCACCAAAAAGAAAAAACCATAGCTTTTGGGCTACGGTTTTTTCTGTGGAACTATTGTAACCAATAATGAATGAAAAGGCCGATGACGAGTAAAAATCCAAATTGTGTATTTGTTTGTGCTGTCGCTTTCATTGCTGGCATCATGTCGATCGGCTTTGTTTTTCCGATAAATCCTTTCGTTGCTTGCCATGCTTTTGGAATGCTGAAAAATACGAGCAATGTCCATGGTGAAATCGTTTTCGTAAAAACAAGTAACACAATCCATAAAAATGATGTAATAAACATGCCGGCTAATAACCGAATGGCACGTTTTCTTCCAAGTAAAATGGCTAACGTTTTTCGACCACTTTTTTGATCGTCATCTAAATCGCGGATGTTATTGGCTAATAAAATCGCTCCAACTAAAATAGAGATGGGAACAGAGACAAGAATAGGCGTTGTTGTCACTGTACCTGTTTGAATAAAAAATGAAATTAAAATAATAGTTAGCCCCATGAAAAAGCCTGCTGCTAATTCGCCGAACGGAGTGTAAGCGATTGGAACAGGTCCGCCCGTATAAAAATATCCAGCGGCCATGCAAATCGTTCCGATTACAGCTAGCCACCAGCTACTATTGACACAAATATAAACGCCAAGTAGCATAGCAACAGCAAAAAAAGACCAAGCGAGAAACAAGACAGTTGTTGGAGAAATGCCATCGCGCACGATTGCTCCACCGATACCGACGGACTCTGGTGTATCGAGACCACGTTTATAATCGTAATATTCATTAAACATATTTGTTGCCGCTTGAATAAACAATGAGGCAATAAGCATGGCCAAAAATAAAGAGAAGCGAATTGGTGCTTCGTCTACTGCAAGCACAGTACCAATGGAAACGGGAACGAACGCTGCAGTTAGCGTATGTGGTCGCAATAAACGCCACCAAACGCGCCAGTCTCGTTTATAATGAACCGTTTGAGTATTTGAACGTACTGGTGTGGGCATACCATTCTTCTCCTTTAAGTAAAATGTCGTTCACAATAAGTTTAGGGAAGTGGGGAAAATGTGTCAATGTCTTGACAATATAAATTGTTTCCTATCTCTAAAAAACAATATTATAATGGAAAAGGGACAAAAAGTTTAAGTATAGGCGTGATAAAAGGTGGTTACTTTATATCAAAACAAAGTTATTGACCAATTGCGTCATGTATTAGGGAAAAAAGAGCATATGGTTAGTATTACCATAAGAATGGAACAAATCGATCCGCTTGCTTTTTTCTCTGCGGGTGAAACGTTATTTTATGGGCAACGTTTTTACTGGTCGGATTGCTTGCACGAACGAACATTTGTTGGACTTGGACGAGCTCAAGTTATAAAAAGCAATGAAAAGACGAAAAAGCGGTTTCGTGACGTCGAACGAGAATGGAAACAAATTGTAGAAGGCGCTTTCATTGAAGGGCAAGGGCCACTGATGTTTGGAGGATTTGCCTTTGACCCGCTGAAACAGTCGGATGAACATTGGATTGAATTTCCTTCTGCCCAGTTTGTTGTACCTACATTTTTGTTAACAAAGCAGCGAGATGAAATATGGTTAACAGTCAATGTTGTTCATGAATCGCTCAATCAGATTGAAGAAATGATCGATTCCTTATTTCACACACGCGATGAGAGCGATTCGCATCGTGCTCACATTGTGAAAAAAGAAGAAGTTGCTCGCGACCAATGGCTCCGTTCCGTTCATTACGCGACAGATCTTATTCGAAATGATGCAATTGAGAAAGTTGTTTTAGCACGGAAGCTATTTCTTTCTTTTTCTGAGCGAATTGATCGTTCTCATGTGTTACACGAGCTTCATGAACAACAACCGATGAGCTACATTTTTGCTTTTGAAAATGGC comes from Anoxybacillus flavithermus and encodes:
- a CDS encoding sugar phosphate nucleotidyltransferase translates to MGKLMLGVIDATTYKKEMNDLTLQRSIAAVPFAGRYRLIDFVLSNMVNSGIESVAIFPKYQYRSLMDHLGSGKNWDLNRKRDGLFLFPSTDLPISHIGSFQHFQQHIDYFLRSTQKYALICNSYTVCNIDYEEVLRRHIMNECDITRICHHGQSLDMFILETSLLLDLIANQQRNHYQSIVDVVNDQTNGLTVCDYEYDGYVAVIDSIERYFHHSLELLQPDVWKQLFLKGRPIYTKVKDEPPTKYTSHACVRNAMIANGCVIEGEIENSIISRSVKIGKEAVVKHSVIMQKSQIGENCHLEYVIVDKDARIGDGVKLIGTPKEPIVIRKGTIQGALMKS
- the glgA gene encoding glycogen synthase GlgA; translated protein: MKVLFVVSECVPFVKTGGLADVAGALPKELKKLGTDVRVMLPKYGLIPEHMRKKMHKIAELVVRVGWRRQYCGIEQLEYEGITYYFVDNEYYFKRDSLYGHYDDGERFSYFCRAVLDSLPVIDFQPNVIHCHDWHTGMIPFLLREEYTNNSFYARMKTVFTIHNLQFQGIFPREILGDLLNLNDRYFSIEHLEFYGNVSFMKGALVSAHMITTVSPTYKEEIQTPYYGERLDGLLRARSSHLVGILNGIDDEIYNPKKDPYIAVPYDVTTIARKSINKRALQQHFSLPSEEDIPIIAIVSRLTKQKGLDLVTCVFHEIIAQNVQMIILGTGEWEFEHFFHEMAMTYPDRVRVYIGFSEQLAHQIYAGADMFLMPSQFEPCGLGQMIAMRYGAVPIVRETGGLNDTVQSFNEFTKEGTGFTFKNFNAHDMLYTIQRARSFYEQKEIWETIMKQAMNKDYSWAQSAFKYNQLYDELMAGSGIYVHG
- a CDS encoding glycogen/starch/alpha-glucan phosphorylase, which codes for MFTDKEEFKQTFLKRLEMMYGKRFWESTVLDQYNTLGHMIREYISKHWIQTNERYRAEHKKQVYYLSIEFLLGRLLGSNLMNLGIRDVVEQGLKELGIELAHIEEVEIDAGLGNGGLGRLAACFLDSLASLDLPGHGQGIRYKHGLFDQKIVNGYQVELPEQWLRHGNVWEVKKEDLAVEVNFWGKVECYEQDGRLTFRHYDVEKVMAVPYDMPVIGYDTTTVNTLRLWSAEPAKFPLHKHVMQYKRETEAISEFLYPDDTNDEGKILRLKQQYFLVAASIGSIVRDYRQRYGHLQHFHRHVAIHVNDTHPVLAIPELMRILLDEEGMGWDEAWHITTNTISYTNHTTLSEALEKWPIYIFQPLLPRIYMIVQEINERFCRDLWNRYPGDWKRIEEMAIIAHGLVKMAHLAIVGSYSVNGVAKIHSEILKHREMKLFYEYFPEKFNNKTNGITHRRWLLKANPELSSLITEAIGTEWIKQPEQLIQLKKYATDHAFQEQLEKVKHHHKQQLATYIYEKTGVAVDESSIFDVQVKRLHAYKRQLLNVLHIMHLYNRLKEDEHFDMYPRTFIFGAKASPGYHYAKRIIKLINSVAQKVNSDEQINGRLKVIFLENYRVSLAEKIFPAADVSEQISTASKEASGTGNMKFMMNGAITIGTLDGANIEILERVGHDNMFIFGLTAEEVLHYYANGGYHSYEYYHHDQRIHQVVNQLVNGFFPDAYDHFEPIYDSLLAHNDQYFVLRDFASYADAQQQVGATYKNRQKWLEMSIVNIACSGYFSSDRTIEEYAQDIWNIH
- a CDS encoding yteA family sporulation protein, encoding MQYLSALRERLLQEKQQIEQRLKQNDHFGLTRTSAHDSVGELSNYDNHPADSGTELYEREKDIALNEHTERELHDIELALQAMENGTYGVCQVCGKSIPWERLEAIPTTTFCKEHSTDQVVSQHRPIEESVLSPPFGEFVVHDDAETFDAEDSWQKVARFGTSETPSDLQEDTVHYDRMYIDAEEQIGYVEPFETFAATDLYGTGITVYPNIVHEQYEQMLDDEQLMSPLGDLPAYEKDPYTS
- a CDS encoding 1,4-dihydroxy-2-naphthoate polyprenyltransferase, which produces MPTPVRSNTQTVHYKRDWRVWWRLLRPHTLTAAFVPVSIGTVLAVDEAPIRFSLFLAMLIASLFIQAATNMFNEYYDYKRGLDTPESVGIGGAIVRDGISPTTVLFLAWSFFAVAMLLGVYICVNSSWWLAVIGTICMAAGYFYTGGPVPIAYTPFGELAAGFFMGLTIILISFFIQTGTVTTTPILVSVPISILVGAILLANNIRDLDDDQKSGRKTLAILLGRKRAIRLLAGMFITSFLWIVLLVFTKTISPWTLLVFFSIPKAWQATKGFIGKTKPIDMMPAMKATAQTNTQFGFLLVIGLFIHYWLQ
- a CDS encoding isochorismate synthase MenF: MVTLYQNKVIDQLRHVLGKKEHMVSITIRMEQIDPLAFFSAGETLFYGQRFYWSDCLHERTFVGLGRAQVIKSNEKTKKRFRDVEREWKQIVEGAFIEGQGPLMFGGFAFDPLKQSDEHWIEFPSAQFVVPTFLLTKQRDEIWLTVNVVHESLNQIEEMIDSLFHTRDESDSHRAHIVKKEEVARDQWLRSVHYATDLIRNDAIEKVVLARKLFLSFSERIDRSHVLHELHEQQPMSYIFAFENGSTCFIGASPEQLVRKNGHMCETACLAGSIRRGHTVKEDEELGRWLLQDDKNRREHAFVVDMIKQAMNEVCTEVVIPNEPTLLKMRHIQHLYTPVQAKVKEGVSIFSLVERLHPTPALGGFPKEKAVQTIREIEPLDRGWYAAPIGWVDANGNGEFAVAIRSALLEDNKAHLFAGCGIVAHSDPHNEYEETNVKFKPMLLALEGEQR